From Microbacterium pseudoresistens, the proteins below share one genomic window:
- a CDS encoding beta-eliminating lyase-related protein has translation MSALHDTALRGFASDNYSGVHPEVLQAIVDANGGHQIAYGEDAYTERLHEVFRGHLGDGIEVYPVFNGTGANVVGLQAMLPRWGAVIAASTAHINVDEAGAPERVGGMKLLTVPTGDGKLTPELVDREAWGWGDEHRAQPLVVSITQSTELGTLYTPDEIRALADHAHGHGMRLHMDGARIANAAASLDLPLRAFTRDAGVDVMTVGGTKNGAMLGEAIVVLDPEAAPGLVYGRKLNMQLASKMRFVSAQLIALLEGDLWLRNARHANAMAQRLRSSIEAGLADGSVQGVGFTQPTQSNGVFATLPEGVADALRESFRFYDWDAARREVRWVCGFDTEESDVDAFVAELARLTTR, from the coding sequence GTGAGCGCACTGCACGACACCGCCCTTCGCGGCTTCGCATCCGACAACTACTCCGGCGTCCATCCGGAGGTGCTCCAGGCGATCGTCGACGCCAACGGCGGCCATCAGATCGCCTACGGCGAAGACGCCTACACCGAGCGGCTGCACGAGGTCTTCCGCGGACACCTCGGCGACGGCATCGAGGTGTACCCCGTGTTCAACGGCACCGGCGCCAACGTCGTGGGCCTGCAGGCCATGCTGCCCCGCTGGGGCGCGGTGATCGCCGCGAGCACGGCGCACATCAACGTCGATGAGGCGGGCGCCCCCGAACGCGTCGGCGGGATGAAGCTGCTCACCGTGCCGACCGGCGACGGCAAGCTGACCCCCGAGCTCGTCGATCGCGAGGCCTGGGGCTGGGGCGACGAGCACCGCGCGCAGCCGCTGGTCGTCTCGATCACGCAGTCCACCGAGCTGGGGACGCTCTACACGCCCGACGAGATCCGCGCGCTCGCCGACCACGCGCACGGCCACGGGATGCGGCTGCACATGGACGGCGCCCGCATCGCCAACGCCGCCGCATCCCTCGACCTGCCCCTGCGCGCCTTCACGCGCGACGCGGGTGTGGACGTGATGACCGTCGGCGGCACGAAGAACGGCGCGATGCTCGGCGAGGCGATCGTCGTGCTCGACCCCGAGGCGGCCCCCGGACTCGTCTACGGGCGCAAGCTCAACATGCAACTGGCCTCGAAGATGCGCTTCGTCTCCGCGCAGCTGATCGCCCTGCTCGAGGGCGATCTATGGCTGCGCAACGCCCGCCACGCCAACGCGATGGCGCAGCGTCTGCGCTCCTCGATCGAGGCAGGGCTGGCCGACGGATCCGTCCAGGGCGTCGGGTTCACCCAGCCGACGCAGTCGAACGGCGTGTTCGCGACCCTGCCCGAGGGAGTGGCGGATGCGCTGCGCGAGAGCTTCCGCTTCTACGACTGGGATGCGGCGCGGCGCGAGGTGCGCTGGGTGTGCGGGTTCGACACCGAGGAGTCCGACGTCGACGCCTTCGTCGCCGAGCTCGCCCGCCTCACCACCCGCTGA
- a CDS encoding NUDIX hydrolase family protein: MAVRTPDPDPSDDDGLSDDLSGFGEAGGLSGAASAANPGWLSDIELTEARRRLPMLYVEAVPVRTDGSGQVTDIGILLRSTPLGEMKRTIVSGRVRFGETLRDALFRHVENDLGPMAFPLLPPSPMPFAVAEYFPLPGVSAFHDDRQHAVSLAYVVPVTGTCEPRQDALEVTWFSPDEAASEALAAEMEGGRGTLIRQALAHLSLLR; encoded by the coding sequence ATGGCCGTGCGCACCCCCGACCCCGATCCGTCCGACGACGACGGCCTGTCCGACGACCTCTCCGGATTCGGCGAGGCCGGCGGCTTGTCCGGGGCGGCCTCCGCCGCCAACCCGGGCTGGCTGAGCGACATCGAGCTCACCGAAGCGCGGCGGCGCCTGCCCATGCTCTACGTCGAGGCGGTGCCGGTGCGCACCGACGGCTCGGGGCAGGTCACTGACATCGGCATCCTGTTGCGCTCGACGCCTCTGGGCGAGATGAAACGCACGATCGTGTCGGGGCGCGTGCGCTTTGGCGAGACGCTGCGGGATGCGCTGTTCCGCCATGTCGAGAACGATCTCGGACCGATGGCGTTCCCGCTGCTGCCGCCGTCGCCGATGCCGTTCGCGGTGGCCGAGTACTTTCCGCTGCCCGGCGTCAGCGCCTTCCACGACGACCGCCAGCACGCCGTCTCCCTCGCATACGTCGTGCCCGTGACGGGCACGTGCGAACCGCGCCAGGACGCGCTGGAGGTCACCTGGTTCTCGCCCGACGAAGCGGCGTCCGAGGCGCTCGCCGCAGAGATGGAGGGCGGCCGAGGCACGCTCATCCGCCAGGCCCTCGCCCACCTCTCCCTCCTGCGCTGA
- a CDS encoding alpha/beta hydrolase — MSEQPVIDRTAVRWGPRREGAPLLVLLHGYGSDENDLFGLVPFLPDPFTVASLPAPLTAPWPMPGRSWYVIDELERRDPEPVTAAARAVLDWLDDDARDAPRILLLGFSQGASVALQTLRLAPERIDAVVNLAGYAAPGDLPRDPELREARPPVFWGRGTKDDVIPHALVDHTAQWLPDHAELSGRVYPGLTHSVSEEELADVRAFLERRLAEPVEDADGQVGGAPGV; from the coding sequence GTGAGCGAGCAACCCGTCATCGACCGCACCGCCGTCCGCTGGGGGCCTCGTCGCGAGGGCGCACCGCTGCTCGTGCTGCTGCACGGCTACGGCTCCGACGAGAACGACCTGTTCGGCCTCGTGCCGTTTCTCCCCGACCCGTTCACGGTCGCCTCGCTGCCGGCACCGCTCACAGCACCATGGCCCATGCCCGGCCGATCCTGGTACGTCATCGACGAGCTCGAGCGCCGCGATCCCGAGCCCGTGACCGCGGCCGCCCGCGCTGTGCTCGACTGGCTCGACGACGATGCGAGGGATGCTCCGCGCATCCTGCTGCTGGGCTTCTCGCAGGGCGCCTCCGTGGCGCTGCAGACCCTGCGGCTGGCACCAGAGCGGATCGACGCCGTCGTCAATCTCGCCGGATACGCGGCCCCCGGCGACCTGCCGCGCGATCCCGAGTTGCGCGAGGCGCGCCCGCCGGTGTTCTGGGGCCGCGGCACGAAAGACGACGTGATCCCGCACGCACTCGTCGACCACACCGCGCAGTGGCTGCCCGACCACGCCGAGCTGTCGGGCCGGGTGTACCCGGGGCTCACGCACAGCGTCTCCGAAGAAGAGCTCGCCGATGTGCGGGCGTTCCTCGAACGCCGCCTCGCCGAACCGGTCGAGGACGCCGATGGTCAGGTCGGAGGCGCACCCGGGGTCTGA
- a CDS encoding ABC-F family ATP-binding cassette domain-containing protein, with translation MSSLRTTASTVVLDRITVSWPDGALALDAVSGAFGAGRTGLVGRNGSGKSTLLRVIAGDLAPTSGHVTTQGEIAWLPQQLTLDVDLRVAELLGVADILDAVRAIAAGDVDPAHFDAVGDDWDIEARAEASLAEAGLDPTFLDRRVGELSGGEAVLVAIAGIRLRRAPITLLDEPTNNLDREARARLHDMVRDWRGTLVVVSHDLALLELMDETAELYAHELSVFGGPYSEYRAWLDTEQEAAAQAERDAKQAVKKEKRQRIEAEAKLAGRARMAHRAEVEKRVPRIVAHGRRMAAQVSAGKLRGDAHEKEAEARAAADAAGRRVRDDASMKIELPDPQVSRARRIATIRDGEREWIVQGPERVAVIGRNGVGKTTLLRRLVEDAEVPTGDERRLPHAATATVAHTDRIGYLPQRIDGLDDQRSVVENIALRAPQIPDKELRNRLARFLLRGSAFDRPVGTLSGGERFRVALAALLLADPAPHLVVLDEPTNNLDIDTVDQLVRALRAYRGAVLVVSHDDAFLARLDLDLLLELDADGRITEIAPDGS, from the coding sequence ATGTCATCTCTTCGCACCACCGCATCCACGGTCGTCCTCGACCGGATCACCGTCTCCTGGCCCGACGGCGCTCTCGCCCTCGACGCCGTCTCCGGCGCGTTCGGCGCGGGCCGCACCGGCCTGGTCGGCCGCAACGGCTCAGGCAAGTCCACGCTGCTGCGCGTGATCGCCGGCGACCTCGCACCCACCTCGGGGCACGTCACCACCCAGGGCGAGATCGCCTGGCTGCCGCAGCAGCTCACCCTCGACGTCGACCTCCGGGTCGCCGAGCTGCTCGGCGTCGCAGACATCCTCGACGCCGTGCGCGCCATCGCCGCAGGCGACGTCGACCCCGCGCACTTCGACGCGGTCGGCGACGACTGGGACATCGAGGCGCGCGCCGAGGCGTCGCTGGCCGAGGCGGGCCTGGATCCGACGTTCCTCGACCGCCGGGTCGGCGAGCTCTCGGGAGGCGAGGCGGTGCTCGTGGCCATCGCCGGCATCCGCCTGCGCCGCGCGCCGATCACCCTGCTCGACGAGCCGACGAACAACCTCGACCGCGAGGCGCGGGCGCGCCTGCACGACATGGTCCGCGACTGGCGCGGCACGCTCGTGGTCGTGAGCCACGACCTGGCCCTGCTCGAGCTGATGGATGAGACCGCCGAGCTGTACGCGCACGAGCTGAGCGTCTTCGGCGGTCCGTACTCCGAGTATCGGGCATGGCTCGACACCGAGCAGGAGGCCGCCGCGCAGGCCGAGCGCGACGCGAAGCAGGCGGTGAAGAAGGAGAAGCGCCAGCGCATCGAGGCCGAGGCGAAGCTCGCGGGCCGTGCCCGCATGGCGCACAGGGCCGAGGTCGAGAAGCGCGTGCCCAGGATCGTCGCCCATGGGCGACGGATGGCGGCACAGGTCTCGGCGGGCAAGCTGCGCGGCGACGCGCACGAGAAGGAGGCCGAGGCGCGTGCTGCCGCCGACGCCGCGGGGCGCCGGGTGCGCGATGACGCGTCCATGAAGATCGAGCTGCCCGATCCGCAGGTCTCGCGTGCACGGCGCATCGCGACGATCCGCGACGGCGAGCGCGAATGGATCGTGCAGGGGCCCGAGCGCGTGGCGGTCATCGGCCGCAACGGAGTCGGCAAGACCACACTGCTGCGCCGGCTGGTCGAGGATGCGGAAGTGCCGACCGGCGACGAGCGGCGACTTCCGCACGCAGCGACGGCAACGGTCGCGCACACCGACCGCATCGGCTACCTGCCGCAACGGATCGACGGGCTCGACGATCAGCGCTCCGTGGTCGAGAACATCGCGCTCCGGGCGCCGCAGATCCCCGACAAGGAACTGCGGAACAGGCTGGCGCGCTTCCTCCTCCGCGGCAGCGCGTTCGATCGCCCGGTGGGCACGCTCTCGGGCGGCGAGCGGTTCCGCGTCGCGCTGGCGGCGCTGCTGCTGGCCGATCCCGCCCCGCACCTCGTGGTGCTCGACGAACCGACGAACAACCTCGACATCGACACCGTCGATCAGCTCGTGCGGGCGCTGCGGGCGTACCGCGGCGCCGTGCTCGTGGTCAGTCACGACGATGCGTTCCTGGCCCGTCTCGACCTCGATCTGCTGCTCGAACTCGACGCCGATGGGAGGATCACCGAGATCGCGCCCGACGGATCGTGA
- a CDS encoding CHAT domain-containing protein produces MVKNWREVRHLATPMQRLRVDGTGVLADLPDREQPTARLRFVDGDALFINWVWDHQRDSPRMTMIDRQHVAPALDELARALPTPLPGESGEEALRRALTGVLLDAEREQRLAETLTASLIPEWLALELNALETAGRRPHLRIQLSPSTAHLPWELMSTSGGERGIDMVDASVLLPASLRNDPAREVRSWDAQSPVQAILDPVVPGFAAASELGSVLGPIASDSPLVEMVRRLGDRVRPTVDAPEELFRRTDARREWLADADAGRLLYVGHVTASTHALDAQMHLSDAAGAPGHAAPLGIHRPYSAADIALGADGLAPLRSPSRVALIACDSGSDMRFAEPTGLVAAFVHRGAEYVTATRWTLPTEAGLRRFAPVLGDRAEGMLAEAIVAVDAAHESADPVSALGAWQREKRRLWTSTGDPRHSPVIWGTLATAWAPVPPPVS; encoded by the coding sequence ATGGTGAAGAACTGGCGCGAGGTGCGGCATCTGGCCACGCCCATGCAGAGGCTGCGCGTGGACGGCACGGGCGTGCTCGCCGACCTCCCCGACAGGGAGCAACCCACCGCCCGGCTGCGCTTCGTCGACGGCGATGCCCTGTTCATCAACTGGGTCTGGGATCACCAGCGCGACTCGCCGCGCATGACGATGATCGACCGGCAGCACGTCGCCCCGGCGCTCGACGAGCTCGCCCGGGCGCTGCCTACTCCTCTGCCCGGCGAGTCGGGCGAGGAGGCGCTGCGCCGCGCCCTCACGGGCGTGCTTCTCGACGCCGAGCGCGAGCAACGTCTTGCCGAGACGCTCACGGCCTCGCTCATCCCCGAGTGGCTCGCCCTCGAGCTCAACGCGCTGGAGACGGCGGGGCGCCGCCCGCATCTGCGCATCCAGCTCTCGCCGTCGACGGCGCACCTGCCGTGGGAGCTCATGAGCACCTCCGGCGGCGAGCGCGGCATCGACATGGTCGACGCCTCCGTGCTCCTGCCCGCCTCGTTGCGCAACGATCCGGCGCGCGAGGTGCGCTCGTGGGATGCGCAGTCCCCGGTGCAGGCGATCCTCGATCCCGTCGTGCCCGGTTTCGCCGCCGCGAGCGAGCTGGGCAGTGTGCTCGGACCGATCGCCTCCGACTCTCCGCTCGTCGAGATGGTACGCCGTCTCGGCGACCGCGTGCGCCCGACTGTCGATGCCCCCGAAGAGCTGTTCCGCCGCACGGATGCCCGTCGCGAGTGGCTTGCAGACGCCGATGCGGGCAGGCTGCTGTACGTCGGACACGTCACCGCATCGACGCACGCCCTGGATGCCCAGATGCACCTGTCGGATGCGGCGGGTGCGCCCGGCCATGCGGCGCCCCTCGGCATCCACCGCCCGTACTCGGCGGCCGATATCGCGCTGGGCGCCGACGGTCTCGCCCCGCTGCGCTCACCGAGCCGCGTGGCGCTCATCGCGTGCGATTCGGGCTCGGACATGCGCTTCGCGGAGCCGACCGGGCTGGTCGCGGCGTTCGTGCACCGCGGCGCCGAGTATGTCACGGCGACGCGGTGGACGCTGCCCACCGAGGCGGGCCTGCGGCGCTTCGCCCCCGTGCTCGGAGACCGCGCGGAGGGCATGCTCGCCGAGGCGATCGTCGCGGTCGACGCCGCGCACGAGTCCGCCGATCCGGTGTCGGCACTGGGCGCATGGCAGCGCGAGAAGCGACGGCTGTGGACGAGCACGGGCGATCCGAGGCATTCGCCGGTGATCTGGGGCACGCTCGCCACGGCATGGGCGCCGGTTCCACCGCCGGTGAGCTGA
- a CDS encoding ATP-dependent helicase, protein MGDVLDRFTPATQDWFRGAFAAPTPAQTGAWEAISGGRNALVVAPTGSGKTLSAFLWAIDSVFRERIGAAGDPPAGTSRTRILYISPLKALGVDVERNLRSPLIGIGQSAKRLGMPAPAVTVGVRSGDTTSSDRRKLVADPPDILITTPESLYLMLTSRAAQTLRDVHTVIIDEVHAVAATKRGAHLAVSLERLDALRRASRPEAAPAQRIGLSATVRPIDEVARFLGGSQPVEIVAPRASKTFSLDVVVPIDDMLNPPPPAGAATDEPAEYTEVTGSVWPHVEEAIVDRILANRSTIVFANSRRLAERLTGRLNEIYSERMGLDLPDPAVPAAMMAQAGATAGADAVLAKAHHGSVSKEQRAIVEEELKSGALRCVVATSSLELGIDMGAVDLVIQVEAPPSAASGLQRVGRAGHQVGEISRASLFPKHRGDVLHTAVVTERMLAGQIEAIAVPRNPLDILAQQTVAACALDPLDVEEWFETIRRSAPFASLPRSAYEATLDLLAGRYPSDEFAELRPRLVWDRDTGTLTGRPGAQRIAVTSGGTIPDRGLFGVFVAGETTGARVGELDEEMVYESRVGDVFTLGTTSWRIAEITHDRVNVIPAYGQPGKVPFWHGDGLGRPYELGEALGRFTREVHAASPEKARERLDEAGLDENAQTNLLAHLTEQRESAGTLPTDRALTVERGRDEIGDWRVILHSPFGMPVHAPWALAVNARVRERLGVEGAAVASDDGIIVRVPDADAEPPGAELFVFDPDELERIVTGEVGGSALFASRFRECAARALLMPRMNPNKRTPLWQQRQRSAQLLEVARRHPTFPIILETLREVLQDVYDLPSLRRLATAIGERRIRLVETEPAQPSPFARDLLFGYVGAFMYEGDSPLAERRAAALSVDPALLGELLGTVEMRELLDPEVIAQFEREVQRLAPERHARGVEGVADLLRTLGPLDAAEVAARLEPETAPRAAAFLTELVEARRAIEVTIGGVPRVAAIEDAGRLRDALGVPLPVGIPVAFLDPVADPLGDLLSRYARTHGPFAASAPAARLGLGPAVVRQTLLRLESEGRLASGFFLPESTGAADETEWCDAEVLRRLRMRSLAAIRGSVEPVAPEAFARFLPEWQHVTRPLEGVDGVAAVIEQLAGVPIPASAWESLVLPQRVRDYAPGMLDELTSAGEVLWAGHGALPGRDGWISLHPADLAPFTIPDPDAEAIADGLERELLAALGAGGAYFASQLREATTAENELSIVEALWNLAWAGRVTNDTFAPIRALLAGGSQAHKVTRRAPRTRTFRGTSLARPSAAPRPVAGGRWSLMPRVEQDPSRRATVTAGLLLDRYGVVTRGSVQSEAVPGGFAQAYRVLAGFEEAGHCRRGYVIEKLGAAQFASSTTVDRLRTFAGLADPPPRAAVTLAATDPANPYGAALGWPRLDAVSHRPGRKAGALVVLVDGRLVLYLERGGKTVLAFDDDPETVRAAAADLAATARTRRLETLTIEKVNGEGMYGTERGSAFGRMLQEAGFVTTPRGFTLRKAL, encoded by the coding sequence GTGGGTGACGTTCTCGACCGCTTCACCCCGGCCACGCAGGACTGGTTCCGGGGGGCCTTCGCCGCGCCCACTCCGGCGCAGACCGGGGCGTGGGAGGCGATCTCCGGCGGACGCAACGCCCTCGTCGTCGCGCCCACCGGCTCGGGCAAGACGCTGTCGGCCTTCCTCTGGGCGATCGACAGCGTCTTCCGCGAGCGCATCGGCGCCGCCGGCGACCCGCCGGCCGGCACCTCGCGCACGCGCATCCTCTACATCTCGCCGCTGAAGGCGCTGGGCGTGGATGTGGAGCGCAACCTGCGCTCACCGCTCATCGGCATCGGACAGTCCGCGAAACGCCTGGGGATGCCGGCCCCCGCCGTGACCGTGGGCGTGCGCTCGGGCGACACGACCTCATCCGACCGCCGCAAGCTCGTCGCCGATCCGCCCGACATCCTCATCACGACGCCCGAGTCGCTGTACCTCATGCTCACCAGCCGTGCGGCCCAGACCCTGCGCGACGTGCACACCGTCATCATCGACGAGGTGCATGCCGTCGCCGCGACCAAGCGCGGTGCGCACCTCGCCGTGAGCCTGGAGCGCTTGGATGCGCTGCGCCGCGCGAGCAGGCCCGAGGCCGCGCCCGCGCAACGGATCGGTCTGTCGGCGACCGTGCGGCCCATCGACGAGGTGGCCCGCTTCCTCGGCGGATCGCAGCCCGTGGAGATCGTCGCGCCGCGGGCGTCGAAGACCTTCTCCCTCGACGTCGTCGTCCCCATCGACGACATGCTCAACCCGCCCCCGCCCGCAGGGGCGGCGACGGATGAGCCCGCCGAGTACACCGAGGTGACCGGATCGGTGTGGCCGCACGTGGAAGAGGCGATCGTCGACCGCATCCTCGCCAACCGCTCCACCATCGTGTTCGCCAACTCGCGGCGCCTCGCCGAACGCCTCACCGGCCGGCTCAACGAGATCTACAGCGAGCGGATGGGTCTCGATCTGCCGGATCCCGCCGTCCCCGCCGCGATGATGGCGCAGGCGGGCGCCACGGCGGGAGCGGATGCGGTTCTCGCCAAGGCCCACCACGGCTCGGTGTCGAAGGAGCAGCGGGCGATCGTCGAGGAGGAGCTGAAGTCGGGGGCGCTGCGCTGTGTCGTGGCCACGAGCAGCCTCGAGCTGGGCATCGACATGGGAGCGGTCGACCTCGTCATCCAGGTGGAGGCGCCGCCCTCGGCCGCCTCGGGCCTGCAGCGCGTCGGCCGCGCCGGGCACCAGGTGGGCGAGATCAGCCGCGCGTCGCTGTTCCCCAAGCACCGCGGCGACGTGCTGCATACGGCGGTCGTCACCGAGCGGATGCTCGCCGGGCAGATCGAGGCGATCGCCGTGCCGCGCAACCCGCTCGACATCCTCGCGCAGCAGACCGTCGCCGCCTGCGCGCTCGATCCGCTCGACGTCGAGGAGTGGTTCGAGACGATCCGCCGCAGCGCGCCCTTCGCCTCGCTGCCGCGCTCGGCGTACGAGGCGACGCTCGATCTGCTCGCGGGGCGCTATCCCTCCGACGAGTTCGCCGAACTGCGCCCGCGACTCGTGTGGGATCGCGATACGGGCACGCTCACCGGTCGCCCCGGTGCGCAGCGCATCGCCGTCACAAGCGGCGGCACCATCCCCGACCGCGGACTGTTCGGCGTGTTCGTCGCCGGCGAGACCACGGGGGCGCGAGTGGGCGAGCTCGACGAGGAGATGGTCTACGAATCGCGCGTAGGCGACGTGTTCACCCTGGGCACCACGAGCTGGCGGATCGCGGAGATCACCCACGACCGCGTGAACGTCATCCCCGCCTACGGCCAGCCGGGCAAGGTCCCCTTCTGGCACGGCGACGGCCTGGGCCGCCCCTACGAGCTGGGCGAGGCGCTGGGGCGCTTCACCCGCGAGGTGCACGCGGCCAGCCCTGAGAAGGCGAGGGAGCGGCTGGACGAGGCCGGGCTCGACGAGAACGCCCAGACGAACCTGCTCGCACATCTCACCGAGCAGCGCGAGAGCGCGGGAACGCTGCCGACCGACCGCGCGCTCACCGTCGAACGAGGCCGGGATGAGATCGGCGACTGGCGCGTCATCCTGCACTCCCCGTTCGGCATGCCCGTGCACGCACCGTGGGCGCTGGCGGTGAACGCCCGCGTGCGCGAACGGCTGGGCGTCGAGGGGGCGGCGGTGGCCAGCGACGACGGCATCATCGTGCGTGTCCCGGATGCCGATGCCGAGCCCCCTGGCGCCGAGCTGTTCGTGTTCGACCCCGATGAGCTGGAGCGCATCGTCACCGGCGAGGTGGGCGGTTCGGCGCTGTTCGCCTCGCGGTTCCGAGAGTGCGCGGCCCGCGCGCTGCTCATGCCGCGGATGAATCCGAACAAGCGCACCCCGCTGTGGCAGCAGCGGCAGCGCTCGGCGCAGCTGCTGGAAGTCGCGCGACGGCATCCGACCTTCCCGATCATCCTGGAGACGCTGCGCGAAGTGCTGCAGGACGTCTACGACCTGCCCTCCCTGCGGCGCCTGGCCACGGCGATCGGCGAGCGGCGCATCCGGCTCGTCGAGACCGAGCCCGCACAGCCCTCGCCCTTCGCCCGCGATCTGCTGTTCGGCTACGTGGGCGCGTTCATGTACGAGGGGGATTCGCCGCTGGCCGAGCGGCGTGCGGCGGCGCTCTCGGTGGATCCTGCGCTGCTGGGCGAACTGCTCGGCACGGTCGAGATGCGCGAACTTCTCGATCCCGAGGTGATCGCGCAGTTCGAGCGCGAGGTGCAGCGGCTCGCCCCTGAGCGGCATGCGCGCGGCGTGGAGGGCGTGGCCGATCTGCTGCGCACCCTCGGCCCGCTCGACGCCGCCGAGGTGGCCGCCCGCCTTGAACCGGAGACTGCCCCTCGGGCCGCCGCCTTCCTCACCGAGCTCGTCGAGGCGCGGCGGGCGATCGAGGTCACGATCGGCGGCGTCCCCCGCGTCGCCGCGATCGAAGACGCGGGCCGCCTGCGCGATGCGCTCGGCGTTCCGCTACCGGTCGGCATCCCGGTCGCCTTCCTCGATCCGGTGGCCGATCCGCTCGGCGACCTGCTCTCGCGCTACGCCCGCACGCACGGCCCGTTCGCGGCATCCGCTCCCGCCGCACGACTCGGCCTGGGCCCTGCGGTCGTTCGCCAGACCCTCCTTCGCCTGGAGTCGGAGGGACGCCTCGCGAGCGGCTTCTTCCTGCCCGAGAGCACGGGCGCGGCAGACGAGACCGAGTGGTGCGACGCCGAGGTGCTGCGCCGGCTTCGGATGCGCTCGCTCGCAGCGATCCGCGGCAGCGTCGAGCCGGTGGCCCCCGAGGCGTTCGCCCGGTTCCTGCCGGAATGGCAGCACGTCACCCGCCCGCTGGAGGGTGTCGACGGCGTGGCGGCGGTGATCGAGCAGCTCGCCGGCGTGCCCATCCCGGCAAGCGCGTGGGAGTCGCTCGTGCTCCCGCAGCGGGTGCGCGACTACGCACCGGGGATGCTCGACGAGCTCACCTCCGCGGGCGAGGTGCTGTGGGCGGGGCACGGCGCCCTGCCCGGCCGCGACGGCTGGATCTCACTGCACCCGGCCGATCTCGCCCCGTTCACGATCCCCGATCCGGATGCCGAGGCGATCGCCGACGGTCTCGAGCGCGAGCTGCTCGCGGCGCTCGGTGCGGGCGGGGCGTACTTCGCCTCCCAGCTGCGCGAGGCGACGACGGCCGAGAACGAGCTGTCGATCGTCGAGGCGTTGTGGAACCTCGCCTGGGCGGGGCGTGTCACGAACGACACCTTCGCCCCGATCCGCGCCCTGCTGGCGGGCGGTTCGCAGGCGCACAAGGTCACGCGCCGCGCCCCGCGCACCCGCACCTTCCGCGGTACCTCCCTCGCCAGACCCTCGGCGGCTCCCCGGCCGGTGGCGGGCGGGCGCTGGTCGCTGATGCCGAGGGTCGAGCAGGATCCGTCGCGCCGCGCGACCGTCACCGCCGGTCTGCTTCTGGACCGCTACGGCGTCGTCACGCGCGGCTCGGTGCAGTCCGAGGCAGTTCCGGGCGGGTTCGCGCAGGCATACCGGGTGCTTGCCGGGTTCGAGGAGGCCGGGCACTGCCGCCGCGGCTACGTGATCGAGAAGCTCGGGGCCGCCCAGTTCGCCTCATCGACCACGGTCGACCGCTTGCGCACCTTCGCGGGGCTCGCCGATCCGCCCCCGCGTGCGGCCGTGACGCTCGCCGCCACCGACCCCGCCAACCCCTACGGCGCCGCGCTCGGCTGGCCGCGGCTCGATGCCGTCTCGCATCGTCCGGGGCGCAAGGCCGGAGCGCTCGTGGTGCTCGTCGACGGGCGGCTCGTGCTGTATCTGGAGCGCGGCGGCAAGACGGTGCTCGCCTTCGACGACGATCCGGAGACCGTGCGCGCCGCCGCGGCCGACCTCGCCGCGACAGCCCGCACCCGCCGGCTCGAAACCCTCACGATCGAGAAGGTCAACGGCGAAGGCATGTACGGCACCGAGCGTGGATCCGCCTTCGGCCGGATGCTGCAGGAGGCCGGTTTCGTGACGACTCCCCGCGGCTTCACGCTCCGGAAGGCGCTGTGA
- a CDS encoding EI24 domain-containing protein yields the protein MISEFAAGIGTLLRGAGFWKKRPGLMSLGLVPALIAAAVLLAALIPLAAFLGPISDAVTPFADGWADGWRAALRIAVSAVILIAALALAAAVFTALALVIGDPFYQRIWRAVEEDRGSAPAGEGSFWTTVGEGLRLVITGLLVSILVLLVGLIPVIGGIAAAVLGVVLTGRVLARELTGRAFDARDLDSQQRAALIRGGRARTLGFGAATQLCFLIPLGAVLVMPAAVAGATMMARDLLDRSPSPTASLPADGAPPHA from the coding sequence ATGATCTCCGAGTTCGCCGCCGGCATCGGCACGCTGCTGCGCGGCGCCGGCTTCTGGAAGAAGCGCCCCGGCCTCATGTCGCTCGGGCTTGTGCCCGCCCTCATCGCTGCGGCCGTGCTGCTGGCCGCACTCATTCCGCTCGCGGCGTTCCTCGGGCCGATCAGCGACGCCGTCACCCCGTTCGCCGACGGATGGGCGGACGGATGGCGCGCCGCCCTGCGGATCGCGGTGAGCGCGGTCATCCTCATCGCTGCGCTCGCGCTGGCAGCCGCAGTGTTCACCGCCCTGGCGCTCGTCATCGGCGATCCGTTCTACCAGCGCATCTGGCGCGCTGTCGAAGAGGATCGCGGATCGGCACCCGCGGGCGAAGGCTCGTTCTGGACGACGGTCGGCGAGGGCCTGCGGCTCGTCATCACAGGCCTGCTCGTGAGCATCCTCGTGCTGCTCGTGGGCCTGATCCCCGTCATCGGCGGGATCGCGGCCGCCGTTCTGGGCGTCGTGCTCACGGGGCGCGTCCTCGCGCGCGAGCTCACCGGGCGCGCGTTCGACGCCCGCGACCTCGACAGCCAACAGCGCGCGGCGCTGATCCGCGGCGGTCGCGCACGCACGCTGGGCTTCGGCGCCGCGACTCAGCTGTGCTTCCTCATCCCGCTCGGGGCCGTACTGGTCATGCCGGCCGCCGTCGCCGGAGCGACGATGATGGCCCGCGATCTCCTGGACCGATCCCCGTCGCCCACGGCGTCCCTCCCCGCTGATGGGGCGCCGCCGCATGCCTGA